The proteins below are encoded in one region of Desulfobacterales bacterium:
- a CDS encoding bifunctional oligoribonuclease/PAP phosphatase NrnA yields MEENNSRKKAAAKTEKPAAGAKLAEFLKSHKSEHHVIVLQEFPDPDAIAAGFAHQCISRHFDIETDMLYSGRISHQQNLALVRLLGIEMTRFDSSVDLSGYDGAVFVDNQGTSAGAITDALEEKAVPPLVVVDHHESQDRLSPEFSDVRRDIGAAATIYTQYLQDGIIDIDKTNKIHTMMATALTHGIMTDTRGFIQARPEDFEAAAFLSGYRDSELLDQIMNQDRSKQSMKVIHRALGSRETVESFSIAGIGYLRAEDRDAIPQAADFLITEENVHTAIVYGIVTGEDWAEAVIGSLRTNRITLDPDQFIKEVFGKDAKGQYFGGGKVSAGGFHIPIGFLSGSNEEEFREQKWEVFDEQIKKKIFAKIGAKPDKAKEENKQ; encoded by the coding sequence ATGGAAGAAAATAATTCCCGTAAAAAGGCGGCGGCAAAAACCGAAAAACCGGCTGCGGGTGCGAAACTGGCCGAATTTTTGAAATCCCACAAGAGTGAGCATCATGTGATCGTGCTCCAGGAGTTTCCGGATCCGGATGCCATTGCCGCGGGATTTGCGCATCAGTGCATCAGCCGCCATTTTGATATTGAAACCGACATGTTATACAGCGGGCGGATCAGCCATCAGCAAAATCTGGCCCTGGTGCGGCTGCTTGGGATTGAAATGACCCGGTTTGATTCATCCGTGGATCTTTCCGGCTATGACGGGGCCGTTTTTGTGGACAACCAGGGCACTTCGGCGGGTGCCATCACGGATGCCCTGGAGGAAAAAGCCGTGCCCCCGCTGGTGGTGGTTGATCACCATGAGTCCCAGGACCGGCTCTCCCCGGAGTTTTCGGACGTGCGCCGTGATATCGGGGCCGCCGCCACCATCTATACCCAGTATCTGCAGGATGGCATCATCGACATTGATAAAACCAATAAAATCCACACCATGATGGCCACCGCCTTAACCCACGGTATCATGACCGACACCCGGGGCTTTATCCAGGCACGGCCGGAGGATTTTGAGGCAGCGGCATTTCTTTCCGGCTACCGGGATTCGGAACTGCTGGATCAGATCATGAATCAGGACCGCTCCAAACAGTCCATGAAGGTGATTCACCGGGCCCTGGGCTCCCGGGAGACGGTGGAGAGCTTCTCCATTGCCGGCATCGGCTATCTGCGGGCCGAAGATCGGGACGCCATCCCCCAGGCCGCGGATTTTCTGATCACCGAGGAAAACGTGCACACCGCCATTGTTTATGGGATTGTGACCGGGGAGGACTGGGCGGAAGCCGTGATCGGCTCCCTTCGGACCAACCGGATCACCCTGGACCCGGATCAGTTTATCAAGGAAGTTTTCGGCAAGGATGCCAAGGGCCAGTATTTCGGTGGCGGCAAGGTTTCGGCCGGCGGGTTTCATATCCCCATCGGCTTTCTCTCCGGCAGCAATGAAGAGGAATTCCGGGAGCAGAAATGGGAGGTTTTTGATGAGCAGATCAAAAAGAAGATTTTCGCCAAAATCGGGGCCAAGCCCGATAAAGCCAAGGAGGAGAACAAACAGTAA
- the glgP gene encoding alpha-glucan family phosphorylase, with translation MNPYAQYNPQERKVAYFSMEIGLAAELPIYSGGLGVLAGDTIKSFADLGIPAVGVSLLYKKGYFHQEIDTSGNQIEIPVAWDPSEYMTLLPEKITITIEDRTVIIQAWVYDVKGIKGDSVPILFLDTDIEINASQDREIAAYLYGGEERYRLKQEMVLGFGGVRILQLLGHDNLEAYHMNEGHSALLTLELMDRLQDIETVREMCVFTTHTPVPAGHDRFPKDMVREVFGENFDVESLDHDNIIDDQARLNMTYLALYHSEYINGVAKKHGETAQKMFPEYRIDAITNGIHTRTWVAESMARLFDRYIPSWPNDPSALRNALNIPREKIWAAHTAAKQELLDFVNERCGLSMQPDVLTIGFARRAAAYKRADLLLSDTDRLIKLVDTHGPIQILYAGKAHPKDEKGKALIKAIHEKMDAIKDKIDICYLENYDMYRAKLLVGGVDVWLNTPLRPMEASGTSGMKAALNGVINLSVLDGWWLEGHIEDFTGWRIGRRQRDEGEEPENSRKKDAADLYAKLEDKVLPYFYENREHWLDMMAYNIALNGSFFNTHRMVSQYVMQAYFQ, from the coding sequence ATGAATCCATACGCCCAATATAATCCCCAGGAGCGAAAAGTCGCCTATTTTTCCATGGAAATCGGCCTGGCCGCTGAACTGCCCATCTATTCAGGCGGGCTTGGCGTGTTGGCCGGAGACACCATTAAATCCTTTGCCGATCTGGGTATTCCGGCGGTCGGCGTATCGCTTCTTTACAAAAAAGGCTATTTCCACCAGGAAATCGATACATCGGGCAATCAGATCGAAATCCCCGTGGCATGGGACCCTTCGGAATATATGACCCTGCTTCCGGAAAAAATCACCATCACCATTGAGGACCGGACCGTGATTATTCAGGCATGGGTCTATGACGTCAAAGGCATCAAGGGCGACAGCGTGCCGATTCTGTTTCTGGATACGGATATTGAGATAAACGCTTCGCAAGACCGCGAAATTGCGGCCTACCTCTATGGGGGCGAAGAACGCTACCGCCTGAAACAGGAAATGGTTTTAGGTTTCGGCGGGGTTCGAATCCTCCAGCTCCTGGGTCACGACAACCTTGAGGCGTATCACATGAATGAGGGGCATTCCGCGCTTCTCACTTTAGAGCTGATGGACAGATTGCAGGATATCGAAACCGTCCGCGAAATGTGCGTATTTACCACCCACACGCCGGTGCCGGCCGGCCATGATCGGTTCCCCAAGGATATGGTACGCGAGGTGTTCGGCGAGAACTTTGATGTGGAAAGCCTGGATCACGACAATATTATTGATGACCAGGCGCGCCTGAACATGACCTACCTGGCCCTTTATCATTCGGAATACATCAACGGGGTGGCCAAAAAGCACGGGGAAACTGCCCAGAAGATGTTTCCCGAATACCGGATCGATGCCATCACCAACGGCATCCATACCCGGACCTGGGTGGCGGAGTCCATGGCCAGGCTTTTTGACCGGTACATACCGAGCTGGCCCAACGACCCGTCCGCGCTTCGAAACGCCTTAAACATCCCCCGGGAAAAAATCTGGGCCGCGCACACGGCGGCCAAGCAGGAGCTCCTGGATTTTGTCAATGAACGGTGCGGATTAAGCATGCAGCCGGATGTCCTGACCATCGGTTTTGCCCGCCGGGCGGCGGCCTATAAACGGGCGGATCTTCTCCTCTCCGACACGGATCGGCTGATAAAGCTCGTGGATACGCATGGCCCGATTCAGATCCTTTATGCCGGAAAAGCCCACCCCAAAGATGAAAAGGGGAAAGCCCTGATTAAAGCCATTCATGAAAAAATGGATGCCATAAAGGATAAGATCGACATCTGTTATCTGGAAAACTATGACATGTACCGGGCCAAACTCCTGGTCGGCGGTGTGGATGTCTGGCTTAACACGCCGCTTCGGCCCATGGAGGCATCAGGGACCTCGGGCATGAAGGCTGCGCTTAACGGCGTGATCAATCTGTCTGTTTTAGACGGCTGGTGGCTGGAGGGCCATATCGAGGACTTTACCGGCTGGCGCATCGGCAGGCGGCAGCGGGATGAGGGGGAAGAACCGGAAAACTCCCGGAAAAAGGATGCGGCCGACCTTTACGCCAAACTCGAGGACAAGGTGCTCCCCTATTTCTATGAAAACCGCGAACACTGGCTGGATATGATGGCCTACAACATTGCGTTAAACGGCTCGTTCTTCAACACTCACCGGATGGTCTCCCAGTATGTGATGCAGGCCTATTTTCAGTAG